In Prochlorococcus marinus XMU1406, the genomic stretch TGAAATCAAATAAATTGGTTATTTGAAACATCCCAAAATGCTACAGGTCAATTAAGAAAGAATATAATGAATTAGATTTATTTAAATAATTTTCTTGATCACCAATATTTCTTATATCGTCGTATGAAATCTCAAAATAGCAAAGAACAAAAATCAGACTTTTCTTATAAAGAAACTTTAAATTTATTAAAAACTGACTTCTCAATGCGCGCTAACTCAGTTGTAAGAGAACCGGAGATTCAGAATTTTTGGGCTAACAATGATATTGATTTCCAATTAGGCTCAAGCAATTCAGGCGAAATATTTACGCTACATGATGGCCCTCCTTATGCAAATGGAGCTCTTCATATGGGTCATGCCCTTAATAAAGTTTTAAAAGACATAATAAATAAGTACAAAACCTTAAGAGGATTTAGGGTTCATTTCGTACCTGGTTGGGACTGTCATGGATTACCTATTGAATTAAAAGTTCTTCAGAATTTAAAATCTGATGAAAGAAAGAATCTTGACACTCTAAATTTAAGAAAAAAAGCAACAGATTATGCCCATATCCAAATTAATAATCAGAAGGAGGGTTTCAAAAGGTGGGGCATATGGGGAGATTGGAATAACCCTTACTTAACTCTTAAGAAAAGTTATGAATCTGCTCAGATTGGAGTATTTGGGAAAATGTTTTTAAATGGCTATATATATCGAGGACTTAAACCTGTGCATTGGAGTCCAAGTTCAAGGACTGCACTTGCAGAAGCAGAATTAGAATATCCTGATGAACATTATTCAAAAAGTATTTATGTTTCATTAAAAATCACTAAAATACCTGAGGAAATTCTATTAAATTTCATCCAAGAAAATCTTAATATCAAAAAAGATTTTTTTCAAAATAATTCTTTTATAACTATTTGGACCACTACTCCTTGGACAATACCTGCAAATGAAGCAGTTGCAGTAAATCCAAAAATAAAGTACGTTTTTGCTATCGATGAAGATAAGAAAATTTACCTTTTTGCTGAGGTTTTAACCTCTGAAATAAGTAAGAAATTTAATAAAGATTTCAAGTTGCTTTTAGAGGTTAAAGGTTCCAAATTGGAAAATATTGAATATCAACATCCCTCTAAGAATAAAAATTGCAGAATTGTAATTGGAGGAGATTATATTACTACAGAATCAGGGACTGGAATTGTTCATACTGCGCCTGGTCATGGGATAGATGATTTTAATGTGGGTCAAAAATATGATTTACCAATAACATGTGTCGTTGATGAAAAAGGTAACTTAAATGAATATTCTGGTCAATTCAAAGGATCAAATGTCCTTAAAGATGCAAATGATTTAATTATTGAACACTTAAAAGGAAATAATTTGCTTCTATTACAAGAAAATTATAAGCATAGATATCCGTATGATTGGAGAACCAAAAAACCAACTATTTTTAGGGCAACAGAACAATGGTTCGCATCTGTAAATGGCTTTAGATCATCCGCATTAAAGGCAATCGAAGATGTTAAATGGATGCCAGCAACTGGAAAGAAAAGAATTTATTCTATGGTTGTTGGCAGAGGAGATTGGTGTATTTCTAGACAAAGGTCATGGGGAGTCCCTATTCCAGTATTTTATAAAAAAGATGGTAGTGACATCCTACTTAACAGCGAGATAATTAATCATATTCAAGAACTTTTTAGTGATCATGGAGCAGATATTTGGTGGGATTGGGATGTTAAGAATCTATTACCAGAAAATTATGCAAAAGACTCGGATCTATGGAAAAAAGGGACAGATACAATGGATGTTTGGTTCGATTCAGGATCTAGCTGGGCCGCAGTATGTGAATTAAGAAGTGAATTAAAGTATCCAGCCGATCTTTATTTAGAGGGCTCAGATCAACATCGAGGATGGTTCCAATCTTCTTTGTTGACGTCTGTTGCAGTAAATAATAAACCTCCATATAAGAAAGTTTTAACTCACGGTTTTGCACTTGATGAAAACGGTAGGAAAATGAGCAAATCTTTAGGTAATGTTGTTGATCCAAATATAATTATTAATGGAGGTAAAAATAAAAAAAATGAACCTGCTTATGGCGCTGATGTATTAAGGCTATGGGTGAGTTCTGTAGATTATTCAGTAGATGTTCCAATTGGTTCAAATATACTCAAGCAACTTTCAGATGTGTACAGAAAAGTTCGTAATACCGCAAGATATCTTTTAGGTAATATTCATGATTATGATCCTAAAATTGATAGTTTTGAAATTGATCAATTGCCTCTCTTAGATCAATGGATGTTAGGCAGATTAGTTGAAGTTACAGATCAAATATCAAATGCTTATGAAAATTATGAATTTTCAAAATTTTTCCAAATTTTACAAAGTTTTTGTGTTGTAGATCTATCAAATTTTTATTTGGATATTGCAAAGGATAGGTTATATGTAAGTTCTAAATCACAATTTAGGAGAAGATCATGTCAGTTTGTTATGTCAAAAGTTGTTGAAAATTTAGCCGTACTTATATCTCCAGTGCTTTGTCATATGGCTGAAGATATTTGGCAAAATATTCCATATTCAACTAAAGAAAAATCAGTATTTCAAAGAGGATGGCCAATTTTTTCGAAGTCATGGAAAAATAAAACTCTTAATGAACACATTGCAAATTTAAGAAATTTGAGAGTTGAAATTAACAAGGCGATAGAAGGATGTAGGAACAAACAAATAATTGGAGCAGCTTTAGAAACTGAAGTTAATTATTTACCTGAAGATAAAGTTGTAAAGGATTCACTGACTTGGCTAAAAGAATTTGGTAATCATGATGTAGATTTATTTAGGGATTGGCTTATAGTTTCAAACTTCCAAATGGTATCCGATTTGGTTAGGAATTCTCTGATTATCGATAACAATGCACTTGGGAAGATTCAAATAGTAAAAGCTAATGGTCAAAAATGTGATAGATGTTGGCATTATGAAAAAGAAACTTTTAATGGAATCCAAAATACAAAATTATGCAAAAGATGTTCAAATATTATTAATCTTGAATTTACTTAAATCCAGTTTTTTTGATTCAAAAAGAAAACTGAATTGTGATTTTCTCTAATAAAATTATCTTCAGGTCCCATTATGGGTGCTTTATAAAGTTTAAAGTTTGTAAGAATATAAGAAAATCCTATAACTTTCTTTTCTAAATCTATTTCAATTGGATGAGTTGTTGAGCTACTGAAACCTTTGAAAATAAGTATTTCTAATTGTTCTTTATGATTTTCTTTTAGAATGAAACCCTCTAGTTTAAGTATCCTATTAGGTATCTCGGAACTTATTTTTTCAAGATTATTTATTAAATCAATTTCTGCCATTTTCGGAGAAGTAAGAGTTTCTTCCATTTTTAGGTAATTTGATTATTGACCATTGAATAAGGCCCAAAATGTAGATTGATAATGCAAATAATCCTAAAAATTTTGCTATCGGCTGAGTAAAGTTAGCTCCGAAGAAAAAATTAAATAAATTTTTTATAAAAATATATAAATTTGAAGAAGGCTCAAGCCATATTTCACATGCATCCGAATTAATAAAAGAGAAGCAGCTAAAGTTTTGTAGACTCTGAATTAAGAAATTGAAAGATATAAAAGTTACTGTCCATCTCCATATTTTTGTTGTTGTAGTAAGGGAGTAAGAAAAATCATATTCTCTTAATTCATCATTTATATCGTTCCAAAACCAAACTGATACTGTCATTAATAGTGTTGAAATATTTGTTATGGCAAGGGCATAATTATACTTACCTATTAAAAGTAAAAGGCTTATAAAAAATAAAAGGGATATTTTCCAATAAATTGATAGAAGTTTGTTAACTGCTTTATTTCTTTTTTTAATTGACCAAAAGGATAGAGAGACAGGTATACCAATAAGGAAAATTATTGAAAGTTGAAAAGATAGCCAAATAGAAAGTTGATTAAAAACGTTCAAAACTTTTTCTTTTTAAACACATAATAATTAAACCTCAAACTGTTACTTTTTTACTTACTATTGTCATAGTTATGAATATTATGCATCCTTATATTATTGCCTAGAAATAAATTAATAATTGTATGAGACAACATGTTAATCCACTTAGTAGTAACTTTAATCAAATTGAGAGAATACCCTCTTTGAATGAAATGTTTGGTGATTCTAAATTGAATATTCATTTAGATATAGGTTGTGCTGCTGGTGATTTTTTATTCGATCTAGCTTTGGTTAATACCAGTTGGAATTATTTGGGAATTGAAATCCGAGAGAAATTAGTCAAAAATGCTAAATTAAAAGTGCTTAAAAGAGAAATCAAAAATCTATATTTTGTATTTGGTAATGCTAATAATATTTTGAATGATGTACAAAGTAAATTTATTATCAAAAATCTAAAAAGTATTTCGTTTAATTTCCCTGATCCATGGTTTAAAAAGAGACATTATAAAAGGCGTGTAATTCAGCCAGAATTTATTAATATTCTCTCAAATTCATTGCAAAAAGGGACTCTAATTTTTATAAAAACAGATGTAAAGGATTTATTCGACTATATGGATTTCACCATATCAAGTAACTTTTATTTTAAAACAATAGATAAAAAGGATTTTAATTATTCTGAAAGTTTTAATCCAAATAAAGTTAAAACTACTCGGGAAAAGTATGTGATTATTAACCAACTTGATATTTTTGAAAGGATTTATATAAAAATTTGATTCATCGTTAATTTGTTATTCTGTTAATTTCTAAAAAGAGTTTGTTTGTTATTTCGTTTGACAAAGAATCAACTTTTTTATGATTTTTAGCTTCAACTAGAATTCTCATTACGGGTTCTGTTCCGCTAGGTCTTATATAAACCCTACAATTATCTGAATATATTGACTGAAAATGTTCTATTGTTTGATCAATTAAGATTTTAGTTTTTGAATTTAATTTATTAATATTAAAATCTAAATTGATATTAGTTAGTTTTTGAGGAAAAGGTTCGAAACTACTTTTAAGCCAATCGTGTAAATTAATTTTTTTCTTTTTACAATATTTAGATATCTGAAGTGCAGTCAATATCCCATCTCCAGAAAAGTTATTAATTTTTGAAAGTATATGACCTGACTGCTCACCTCCTAAAACTGCACTTTTTTCTTTAATTGCGTCATGCACATATTTATCTCCTACATCAGTTCTATACAAACTTCCACCAATTTCCTTCCATGACTTTTCAAAACCTATGTTTGCCATTTGCGTAGATATTAGTAAATTATTTGTGA encodes the following:
- the ileS gene encoding isoleucine--tRNA ligase encodes the protein MKSQNSKEQKSDFSYKETLNLLKTDFSMRANSVVREPEIQNFWANNDIDFQLGSSNSGEIFTLHDGPPYANGALHMGHALNKVLKDIINKYKTLRGFRVHFVPGWDCHGLPIELKVLQNLKSDERKNLDTLNLRKKATDYAHIQINNQKEGFKRWGIWGDWNNPYLTLKKSYESAQIGVFGKMFLNGYIYRGLKPVHWSPSSRTALAEAELEYPDEHYSKSIYVSLKITKIPEEILLNFIQENLNIKKDFFQNNSFITIWTTTPWTIPANEAVAVNPKIKYVFAIDEDKKIYLFAEVLTSEISKKFNKDFKLLLEVKGSKLENIEYQHPSKNKNCRIVIGGDYITTESGTGIVHTAPGHGIDDFNVGQKYDLPITCVVDEKGNLNEYSGQFKGSNVLKDANDLIIEHLKGNNLLLLQENYKHRYPYDWRTKKPTIFRATEQWFASVNGFRSSALKAIEDVKWMPATGKKRIYSMVVGRGDWCISRQRSWGVPIPVFYKKDGSDILLNSEIINHIQELFSDHGADIWWDWDVKNLLPENYAKDSDLWKKGTDTMDVWFDSGSSWAAVCELRSELKYPADLYLEGSDQHRGWFQSSLLTSVAVNNKPPYKKVLTHGFALDENGRKMSKSLGNVVDPNIIINGGKNKKNEPAYGADVLRLWVSSVDYSVDVPIGSNILKQLSDVYRKVRNTARYLLGNIHDYDPKIDSFEIDQLPLLDQWMLGRLVEVTDQISNAYENYEFSKFFQILQSFCVVDLSNFYLDIAKDRLYVSSKSQFRRRSCQFVMSKVVENLAVLISPVLCHMAEDIWQNIPYSTKEKSVFQRGWPIFSKSWKNKTLNEHIANLRNLRVEINKAIEGCRNKQIIGAALETEVNYLPEDKVVKDSLTWLKEFGNHDVDLFRDWLIVSNFQMVSDLVRNSLIIDNNALGKIQIVKANGQKCDRCWHYEKETFNGIQNTKLCKRCSNIINLEFT
- a CDS encoding DUF3177 family protein, whose translation is MNVFNQLSIWLSFQLSIIFLIGIPVSLSFWSIKKRNKAVNKLLSIYWKISLLFFISLLLLIGKYNYALAITNISTLLMTVSVWFWNDINDELREYDFSYSLTTTTKIWRWTVTFISFNFLIQSLQNFSCFSFINSDACEIWLEPSSNLYIFIKNLFNFFFGANFTQPIAKFLGLFALSIYILGLIQWSIIKLPKNGRNSYFSENGRN
- the trmB gene encoding tRNA (guanosine(46)-N7)-methyltransferase TrmB — translated: MRQHVNPLSSNFNQIERIPSLNEMFGDSKLNIHLDIGCAAGDFLFDLALVNTSWNYLGIEIREKLVKNAKLKVLKREIKNLYFVFGNANNILNDVQSKFIIKNLKSISFNFPDPWFKKRHYKRRVIQPEFINILSNSLQKGTLIFIKTDVKDLFDYMDFTISSNFYFKTIDKKDFNYSESFNPNKVKTTREKYVIINQLDIFERIYIKI